The Lolium rigidum isolate FL_2022 chromosome 1, APGP_CSIRO_Lrig_0.1, whole genome shotgun sequence region tcatagagacatccaactcaaatcataattcagtgaacacgtattctgtgaaatatagcctaagagacccacgcggtgcacacactccacctttacacacgtgggacaaggagtctccggatatcacataagtaaagttcacttgaatagcataacgacatgtagattacaaagctcatggcgACATAAGGATCACACCattggagagagagagataaaccacatagctaccggtacaaccctcagccccgggggagaactactccctcctcatcatgggagtcagcaacggtgatggagatggcggtggagtcgatggagatggctccgggcgcaattccccatcccggcagggtgccagaacagagacttctatcccctggatcttgtttgcaacggcggcggagctacggaactttttgtgggcggaggcttgtatatttagggtttttgtgtcgggagctttatataggcggaaggggaggtcggtggaggcctggtggccccaaaccacccctaggcgcgggccagggctaggccgcgctagggtaggtctggccaccctgtgccccccttcgtctcgactttggacttcgtcttcgctccggggaaaataggaactttggcttttgtttcgtccaattttgagaatatttcctgtacaacttttataaaatacaaaaacagcagaaaacatggaactggcactgtggcatcttgtcaataggttagttccggaaaatgcataaaagtgccacgaagtgtaaacaaaacatatagtaattggtgcaaaacaagcatggagcatcaaaaattatagatacgtttgcaacgtatcagtgtgtctttcttggatatagtgatgagcataagggctatcgtgtTGGGATCCGGTGGCTCGTCGGATGCGCATTTCTTGAGATGTGACTTTTGACGAGTCTCGTCCTTTCTATCCGCGTTCGACCTCTCCGACTTCAGTTGTGGAGGATCTCTCTTTTGTTGTTTTCCCCAACTCTCCTCCTCCGGTCCCACCTgtctcttctccttctccttctgtgTCATCTCCTCTgtctcctctgccgccgccgctgtcTCCTCCGACTTCTTCGCTGCCGCCATCTCCTCCGACTTCTTCACCACCTCCTTCTTCACCCTCTTCACCGTTATCTCCTCCTGCTACTTCTTCTCATCCTACTTTTACTTTTCACTATACTCGTCGTCCATGTGGTGTGTCCGCGTCGACTGATGCACCCTCTACTTCTAGTGCACCTTCTACTTCTCATGCACCCTCTACTTTTGGTGCATCGTCTCAGCCGTCTTATTCTCTCCGTACTCGGCCCCGTCCTTCTCCTGATTTTATAATCCTGCTAGCTATAGTGTCTTGGCTATCCCGGAGCCAAATACTTATCGTGAGGCTGTTGTTCATCCTGAATTGCAACTCGCTATGGATGAGGAGATTGATGCGCTTGACCGCACTGGCATGTGGGAGCTCGTTCCGCTTCCTCCCCGTGTTCGTCCTACCacatgtaagtgggtctataaggttaagacccgctctgatggtACTCTTGAGCGGTTCAAAGCTCGCCCAACAGGAGCATGGTCGTGACTATGATGAAACTTTTACTCCTCTCGCTCATATGACCACTGTTGGGGCACTTCTTGTCGTGGCTTCTGCTCTCCATTGGTctgtgtcccagcttgatgttaAGATTGCCTTTCTTAATGGTGAGTTGCGCGAGGAGGTTTATATGCACCCACCACCTTTATATTCCGTCACAGATGGACTGGTCTGCCGTCTTCGTCGCTCTCTCTATGGACTTAAGCAAGCCCCTCATGCATGGTTTGAGCGCTTTGCTTCTGTGctcactgctgctggtttctctccctgTGCACATGATTCGGCGTTATTTGTTCACTGTTCTCCTCGTGGtcatactcttcttcttcttcttcttattctgtatgtcgatgacatgatcatcactcATGACGACCCTGAGTATATTTCCTTTGTCAAGGCACGTCTCAGTGAGAAGTTCCTTATGTCGGATCTTGGCACTTCGCTATTTCCTTGGGATTGAGGTTTTGTCCACCTCGGATGGTTTCTTTATATCCCAAGAACGTTACATTCAGGACCTTCTTGATCGTGCCGATCTTATTGATGATCATACtgttgagactcctatggagctcaataTTTCTCTTCGTGCCTCTGACGGTGACCCTCTCTCTGATCCGACTCGTTATCGACATCTTGTCGGGAATCTCGTCTATCTGGTTGTTACTCGCGCAGACATTTCTTatcatgttcatattctgagtcagtttgtctctgcTCCCACTTTGGTCCACTATAGTCACCTTCTTCGTGTTCTACGTTATTTATGTGGAACGATCTCTCTTTGTCTCTTATTTCCTCGTTACAGCTCCAGTCCTATTCCGATGCCACTAGGCGAGTGATCCTTCGGATCGCCGGTCCCTGTCTACCTACTGTGTTTTTCTTGGTGGTTCTCTCATTGTCTAGAAGACGAAGAAGCAGaccgcagtttcccgttcgagtgtagaggctgagttgcgagctaTGGCTCTTCTGACTGcacaggtgacttggttacggtggttactTGCAGATTTTggtgtctctgttacgacacccacgacTCTCTTGTCTGACATtacatgtgctatcagtattgcacgagaCCCTGTGAAGCATGAGCTTACCAAGCATATTGGCGTTGATGCTTTTTTTTTGTCCGTGCCAGTGTGCAAGATCATATCATCGCGCTTCAGTATGTGCCTTCAGAGTTGCAGTTGGCGGACTTCTTTACGAAGGCCTAGACTAGAGCACAACATAGCTTTCTACTCTCCcaactcagtgttgttgatccaccatgagtttgagggggggggtGTTAGAGACATACTTGTATACTATATTATCCCAAGTAGTTAGGGGGTTCCCTGCACATTTTgccatgtacatgtactatatattgtggcctttggcccccgtgGAATACACGTTGTCTATTCCTAACAGAAATGACGACATTTGTTATTGTCATCACCGTCACCAACCGAGCACCATGTCAAGAAAGTGTGAGGCAAAATCCTTGACTAAACCGCAATGGAGAACAAGGACATGGAAGACCTCCTCCTCATCGAAACAATAATGAAGATGCAAAAATGGAACCTCCAAACCAAAACCATCACAATGTGGAAGAACCTCCTCCTCACTTCAAAAATCATGATGATGAAGAAATATATGGGAAGCTCAAGTataccatgcccaagttcaaggttACTACGATGCCGATATCATGGGCACTCAATGCAAGATCttgcgcatccacaactactctaaTGAGAAGAAAGTACTTATGACATCTCTTGAGTTTGAGTAATATTCTGATGTGTGGTGGGAACAAGTGAATCAAAAGCGTGAAAAGAACCTTATATAGACCATTACAACATGGGAAGAAATGAAAAGATAAATGCCCGAGTGCTTGTTACATCACATTGCACGAGAGACCTCTTCGACAAAATCACAGAAATTGCAACAAGGCACAACGACCGTTGAAGAGTAATACAAGGAAATGGACATCACCATGAAGAGGGCAAACATTGATGAAATGGAAGAGCAACCAATGGAAGATTCTTCAATGGCTTGAATCAACCCCTAAGAAGAATTATAGAGTTCCTCCCATATAAAACCATAGTACAATTGGTGCATCAAGCAAAGAGAGTCGAACGTGAAGTTCAAGAAGACTTCAAGTATGAGGGAACCAAAGCTTTCTTTGCTACAAGAAATGCGTCCAATGCATCTGTTAGCACCAAGCCGCCATTTGCAGGCTCTTCGAAAGACACCCATGAAACAAATACAAGGTGCCACACAAAAGCAACAAGTGCTAAACCGGGGCCATCAATAATGTATCCAAATATTCAATGAGAACAAGCAACATCATGTGCTTCGAGTTTGGTGCACAAGGACACATATCATTTGACTCGCAAGAATACAAGAGCCGTGATCACTAGATATAATGGAGATGTTGAGTATTTGAGTGAAGACAAGTATTAAGCTCTAGTCTAAGCAACCGAAGTATTGAAGATGAAGATTTAGAAGAATAAGAACCAATATGTGTCCATGATGCAAGTCTATCGCTTGTAGTCAAGCACAACCACGTGAAGATAAAAAATGCAATTTATTCCAAACTAGATCTGGCATCAACGAAAAATCAATCAACGGCATAATTGATGGATGCAGTTGTCATATGTGATGATGTCGTCAATCTTAAATATGTTGTGTCATGTTCAGTTAACTTAGTGTTGGCGTATATGATGATGTCGTCAATCTTAAATCCGGACAACTCAGTTTTTTGGAGATACTTGTACAATAAAGTGTGCACGCGTGCCGAGTTAGTAAACGTTTCATGGCGGTGATCGAAGACTTTGGGATAGCCTCGGGGCTCCGAACTAACATCGCCAAATGCTCGGCGAATCTTATCAGATGCACGGACGCCCACGTGGCCTTAGTGGAGTAGGAGTTACGGACTCCTGTGGAACCTTTCCCTCAACGATATCTGGGACTTCCGTTGTCTTTGAGGAAGCCATCTGCGGATCAGCTCCAATACCTCGTGGACAACGTAGCCAATAAGCTGCCGGGACGGAAGGCGTCACTGCCCGACAAAGGGGGTGATTGGAACTCGTCCGGTCGACACTGTATGCGATGCCTATCTTCTCCATGATGTCCCTCGACATACCGGCGAAGACCATTCTTGCTATTGAGAAGATCATAAGGGGCTTCCTCTGGAAAGGCCGAAAAGATGTGAAGGGGGGCCACTGTCTAGTGGCGTGGGACAAAGTATGCACCCCTAAGAAGTGGTGTGGACTCGGTATTCCAAACTTGAAGATGATGAATGTGGCGCTGAGGATCAGATGGCTTTGGCTCCAGCGGGTAGATGAATCCAAGCCGTGGAAAGAGCAAACATTCAAGTCCCTCAGCTAGCGAGACATATGTTCGAAGGAGCTACCTTCTCAGTTTTAGGAGACAGAGCATGCACTCTCTTCTGGTCAGATAGCTGGTTGCCCGATGGACGGATTAGCGACATTGCCCCAAACTTGTTTGCTGCCGTGCCAAAACGCGCAGTCAAGCAACGCCGAGTCCGAGAGGGACTGACAGGAGGGTGGCTTGAGGACCTGTCCCCAGATCTAGGTGCACCTGCACTTTTTGGAGCTATTTGATGTGGCGGATCGACTAGTGCACGTCACCCTCGTCGAGGGCGTGGAGGACAGTTTCAGGTGGAGGTGGGAAAGTAACAACTCCTACTGCACGCTGTAGGTTTGGAAGTCGCGCGCCCCACCGAACTGCAGAGTGTTCATGTGGCTTGCAGCGCGGAATAGGTGTTGGACAGCCAACATGCTCAGTCGGCGTGGGCTCCCACGCCCGGCATCCTTCCCTATCTGCAACCAAGGGGGCGAGACCCTGGATCACCTTCTCATGGGTTGCGTCCTGGCGTGTGAGCTCTGGTCTGTTTTCCTACGCCTATGGGGCAAGCTCCGCTGGATGCCGCAACAAGACACCACACTCGTCAGCTGGCTGCGACAAAATAAGGGAGGCCCGGGAGGCGATCGGGGCCTTTGGACGGCGGTGGTGCTGATATGTTGGAGTCTCTAGTGTCACCGGAATGACGTGGTTTTTGAAGGTCCGACTCCTTCAAAGGACACAGTGATCCAGAAGATCTCTGAGGATGCGGAGCTCTGGCGAGCGGCTAGGCTGTTTAGAGGCGCTCTTGCGCCGGTAGAAAAGTGGAGATGTCGCGAGTAGTTGCTTTTGTCGTGTGTGTGGTATCCCTTCGAGTTAGCGTGGTTTGTACCTGTGGCGTCTATGCCAGGGATATGCTGTACTTTGGCCTCTTGGCCTCTTCTTCTATGAAACCGATACGTCTATCCATGACGTATCCTTGAAAAAAGTTAGTAAACGTTTGCGTTTGTATCGTGTTtccagaagaagaaagaaaaacacTCCTACTGCTCACTTGGGAAGTTTGGGGCGGGTGCACGTAGCATTTCACTGGGAATCAGTCACGAAAATCGAAACAAAAGCACAAAATCAAGGTGCCAACAGAAGTTGCTAGACGCACCCCATACCGGAAACCCCACAACCACCAGCAAATCCCAGTCAGATCGATCCCCTGCGGCGAGTCCATCCATGGATCCGTCCGACGCCGCGCGGCGCTCCGCTGAGCGATGGATGGGCGTGGCCGAGAAGTTGCTCATGGCGCGGGACGTCGAGGGCTGCAAGCAGTTCGTCTCCCAGGCCCTCGACGACGACCCACGCGCCACCGGCGCCGACGACCTGcttgccgccgccgacgccctcctcgccgcccagcgccgccgcctcccctccggGATCCCCGACCCCTACGCCGTTCTTGGCCTCGACTCCGCGCTCCCCGCCTCCCGCGACCCAGACGTCGTCCACACACACTACCGCCGCCTCTCCTTCCTGCTGAATCGATCCCACCCCGACCGCCCCTGCTCTCTCGCCTTCGCCGACGCCGCCCGCCTCGTCGCCGACGCCTGGGCCTTTCTCTCGGACCCTCTCCGCAAAGCCTCCCTCGACTCCGACCTCGCTGCCGCTGTAGCCGCcaaggccgcagcagctcgcgcACCCACTCCCTCTCCCGAGAAACCGCAgccgcgaccaccaccaccaccatctccacggcCAGCCTCGTCACCGCCTGCTCGCCAGCCACGGCAGGCGGCTACGGCTTCGCCGCCAGCAAAGCGCGGGCGTCCGCTGCGCGCCGCCAAACCGCAACAGCCGCCTGCGGAGCACCAGCAGGAGGCGGAGGCGCCGAATGCGTCGCCGTTCTGGACGGCCTGCACGTCCTGCTGCCACGTGCACCAGTACGACCGCTCCTACGAGGCACGCACTGTGCTTTGCCCCAGCTGCCGGCGGCCGTTCTTAGCCTCGGCGATGTCCACACCGCCACCTATTGTGCCGGGCACCGACATGTACTACTGCTCCTGGGGCTTCTTTCCCATGGGGTTCCCGGGAGGCCCTGCCTTTGCTGGACCGGCAAATTCTCCGATGCAGCAGCCGCCCGCTTCTCTGGGATTTTACCCGATGGGGCCATACTTGCCATTGCCAGCTCAAGCTAGCGTCAAGGAAGGCAATGTGGCTGCTCAAGCTGGCCCTGTGGAAGGCAATGTAGCTGCTCAAGCTGGCGTTGTGGAAGGCAATGTGGCTGCTCAAGCTGGCGTGTTGGAAGGCAATGTGGCTGCTCAAGCTGGCGTTGTGGAAGGCAATGTGGCTGGTGGTGTTGACAGTGAGGCTGCTGTCAGTGCCACTGAGacagcggcagtgccggtggcgCCATTGCCAGCAAAGTCCACTCATGTAAAGGTTGGGGCAAAGAAGCGAGGGCGGCCCAAAGGCAGCAAGAATAAGAATGTGGTGATTGAGATCAATTAGGATTAAGATTTAGAGCTTCTATGACAAGGGAGTAGCAAATTAGGTACGTTGCGACTGAACTGAACTCCATCATCTGTTGTAAGCTGATGTTCAGGGCAGCTACGCCCTTCATTTTTGTTCATGAATAATTTTCCTATTTCCTTTTGCTGGGAATCTTAGCCTAGTGGTTTTTAAGTTGACCTATGGTAGATTTTTTCGCATTGTACATTAGATTGTAGATGTTATATGTTGTCTAGACTCCAGATGCACCCCCATCCAGATATGATGTTGTAACTTGTAGGATCATCAGATGGATAATTCCCTCGGCAAGATGTACATTAGAAATGTCAACCTGTTCCTGGTTTTGTACATTTAATTGCAAAATGTACAATACAAATGACACTGCTTTGCAGTGTTAAATCCATAAATTTCTGAGCTCAGTATATGATATCTGTCATTGGTGGAAAAGACCTGGCAATTGTGCTGGTGAGTGGTATTTCCGTTGAATGGACTTGGCTCGGCTCAACCAGAAGTTCGGAACATCCTATATTCCTATGGGAATACCTTTCTGAAAATTGTCCATTTGGAACACTAATTGTTAAGATAGTAGCAATGATCAAGCACAATGACCTGGTGGAGTACATCATTTGGATTCCCGGGCTTGATCGTTGATATGAACTTGTAATAGAAATGACAAACAGATAAAGTAAACATAATCCTTGTCTAGCACATCGTCAGACAAGAATAGAACTGTAAAAGCCATTGGTCAATTGGATTAATATTAATCAGTTTATTTAGAATAATATTAATCAGGATTTTTTTGCGAGAATATTAATCAGGGGTTTTTGACTTCGAGGACACCCAAAAGTTTGCCGCTCTTTGCGAAAAGGTTAGCCTGGTGCATCTTCAATCTTCAGGAGGGGGTTGCTGACACCATCACCTGGATGCTATTATGCTAAACCCGGATACCTCCTACATTGCTGTTCCAGCCTACAACGATGACAATTTGCTGGAATCAGTGGACCGCCTACAAGAGCAACTGTCTGGAAGGTTTTCGGCACCACTTAACTTAAGTGCAAGTTGGAAGAACAAGAATTGGCGTGCCAACTTTTCTTCTAATGTAGGTATGTCATCAGGATTAGGATAGCGGGATTGAGTTATCCTACCCTTCATGAGATCCATCTCAAGCTCTGGAGCAATGAGCAGCCAGCAAAAATATGTTGGATTGAGATGGTTGGATCAGAGTGAAATCATTGAAAATGGCTAGCCTCTCTCTTCATGCTGGAAAATCTGGGACTAATGAAGCCTGGTCCTTTATCTCGGACACTCTCCGCAAAGCCTCCATTGACTCCGACCTCGCTGCCGCAGTGCCACCAAAGCCGCAGCAGCTACTCCCTCTCCAGAgaagcagcagccgcagccaccaccatctccacagaCAGCTACGGCTTCGCTGCCAGCAAAGCGCGGTCATCCACCGCGCTCTGCCAAACCGCAACAGCCGCCTCCGGAGCACCAGCAGGAAGCGGAGGTGTCGTGCGCCATCGTTCTGGACAGCCTGCACGTCCTGCTGCCACGTGCACCAGTACGACCGCTCCTACGAGGCGTGCACTGTGCTTTGCCCCAGCTGCCGGTGCCCTTTCTTCGCCTCGGCGATGCCCACACCTCCACCTATCGTGCCGGGCACCGACATGTACTACTGCTCCTGGGGCTTCTTTCCCATGGGGTTCCCGGGAGGCCCTACGTTTGCTGGACCGGCAAATTCTCTGATGCAGCAGCCACCCGCTTCTCTGGGATTTTATCCGATGGGGCCATACTTGCCATTGTCAGCTCAAGCTGGCATCGTGGAAGGCAATGTGGCTGGTGGTGTTGGCAGTGAGGCTGCTGTCAGTGCCAATGTGACTGCGGCAGTGCCGGTCccattgccagc contains the following coding sequences:
- the LOC124651194 gene encoding uncharacterized protein LOC124651194, which translates into the protein MDPSDAARRSAERWMGVAEKLLMARDVEGCKQFVSQALDDDPRATGADDLLAAADALLAAQRRRLPSGIPDPYAVLGLDSALPASRDPDVVHTHYRRLSFLLNRSHPDRPCSLAFADAARLVADAWAFLSDPLRKASLDSDLAAAVAAKAAAARAPTPSPEKPQPRPPPPPSPRPASSPPARQPRQAATASPPAKRGRPLRAAKPQQPPAEHQQEAEAPNASPFWTACTSCCHVHQYDRSYEARTVLCPSCRRPFLASAMSTPPPIVPGTDMYYCSWGFFPMGFPGGPAFAGPANSPMQQPPASLGFYPMGPYLPLPAQASVKEGNVAAQAGPVEGNVAAQAGVVEGNVAAQAGVLEGNVAAQAGVVEGNVAGGVDSEAAVSATETAAVPVAPLPAKSTHVKVGAKKRGRPKGSKNKNVDHQMDNSLGKMYIRNVNLFLYMISVIGGKDLAIVLVSAYNDDNLLESVDRLQEQLSGSLSLHAGKSGTNEAWSFISDTLRKASIDSDLAAAVPPKPQQLLPLQRSSSRSHHHLHRQLRLRCQQSAVIHRALPNRNSRLRSTSRKRRCRAPSFWTACTSCCHVHQYDRSYEACTVLCPSCRCPFFASAMPTPPPIVPGTDMYYCSWGFFPMGFPGGPTFAGPANSLMQQPPASLGFYPMGPYLPLSAQAGIVEGNVAGGVGSEAAVSANVTAAVPVPLPANSTHVKVGARKRVWPKGSKNKNMVIEID